From Spirochaeta isovalerica, one genomic window encodes:
- a CDS encoding class I SAM-dependent methyltransferase, with the protein MSESVIPELYKRYFIDKQDERRTLFKKLADKYKPGKGIYPGSFTHITPSFYIPDMTYVDSDKRIARFFRDPHVLAFLEQNKNYQGAVKFHGIQADFSHPLNVPDKSFDIMFSFYAGLISQDCKRYLKDGGILVCNNSHGDASIAYVDTDYKLEAVVNRRGDDFTISQMSLDQFFQKRDGTSIDREKVKQKLIGENFTKKAYAYIFRYRNPWT; encoded by the coding sequence ATGAGTGAGTCAGTAATTCCGGAACTCTATAAGCGGTATTTCATCGATAAACAGGATGAACGAAGAACGCTGTTTAAAAAACTTGCCGATAAATATAAGCCGGGGAAAGGGATATATCCCGGAAGCTTCACACACATTACCCCCTCTTTCTACATCCCGGATATGACATATGTCGATTCTGATAAAAGAATTGCCCGGTTTTTCCGGGATCCCCATGTTCTGGCATTTCTGGAACAGAACAAAAACTATCAGGGGGCCGTTAAGTTCCATGGAATACAAGCTGATTTCTCGCACCCCCTGAATGTCCCCGATAAAAGTTTTGATATAATGTTCTCATTTTATGCAGGACTCATTTCTCAGGACTGTAAGAGGTATTTAAAAGACGGAGGGATTCTTGTCTGCAACAACAGTCATGGCGACGCCAGCATTGCCTATGTCGATACAGACTATAAGCTTGAGGCTGTCGTAAATCGGCGGGGAGATGACTTTACTATCTCTCAAATGAGTCTTGATCAGTTCTTTCAAAAACGAGATGGAACATCTATCGATCGTGAGAAGGTAAAACAGAAGCTTATAGGAGAGAATTTTACAAAGAAAGCCTATGCCTACATTTTCCGGTATCGAAATCCCTGGACATAG
- a CDS encoding response regulator gives MKILLVDDERMIKEWLEYTISSLPFHISLIDSASNGLEALEKLSQENYDLIFVDMTMPKMNGIEFLKKINQDAIDAMLIVLSSHDDFQFAREALKYNIREYILKNECSREKLSEILYSCQEKISNKQIDSTMTQEFMERVIKDNIPEKGIDIIKKNFARLSGKLFFIAAVKMEKKEIKPGYTSQFFKLKYEGMIGSIEELSFYAFSIEAMGNQHTYNFEYSSYLYEVLGSQVSCGKICRDVDEILSQCRNCWIGFQSLFYSGESHCSGMHRFRKYETAEIDSLCEKTISRIRSFSREQTLQHLREINEYFHTATPTDVESLMNIYLLLLNSYFIYNYAKSKEVINKLNIIRASISGFETFSELSEWALKAIDDKNDLINSNKYSTPVKEAIGFIESNYDKIISVPDIAEYVNMSHDYFSRLFKKEVGETLNSFLINYRLDKASIIILSSDLSIQEVARKVGIENGGYFSKCFKKKFQMQPIQFRIQAKNV, from the coding sequence ATGAAAATTCTGCTGGTTGATGACGAAAGGATGATTAAGGAATGGCTGGAATACACCATTTCCAGTCTGCCTTTTCACATATCCCTAATTGACTCGGCTTCCAATGGGCTGGAAGCGTTGGAAAAGTTAAGTCAGGAAAACTATGATCTCATATTCGTAGACATGACCATGCCGAAGATGAATGGCATCGAGTTTTTAAAGAAGATCAATCAGGATGCCATTGACGCGATGCTTATAGTCCTGAGCAGTCACGATGACTTTCAATTCGCACGGGAAGCTCTGAAATACAATATCAGAGAATACATTTTGAAAAACGAATGCTCCAGGGAGAAATTATCGGAAATTCTCTATTCATGCCAGGAAAAAATATCCAATAAGCAAATCGATTCAACCATGACTCAGGAATTCATGGAAAGGGTTATAAAAGATAATATCCCGGAAAAAGGGATCGATATTATCAAAAAAAACTTCGCGAGACTGTCGGGAAAACTATTCTTCATTGCAGCTGTAAAGATGGAAAAGAAAGAAATAAAACCAGGATACACCTCGCAGTTTTTCAAACTAAAGTATGAAGGAATGATCGGATCTATCGAAGAGCTCTCCTTTTATGCCTTCAGCATTGAAGCGATGGGGAATCAGCACACCTATAACTTTGAATACTCCTCTTATCTTTATGAAGTACTGGGGAGCCAAGTTTCATGCGGAAAGATCTGCAGGGATGTGGACGAGATCCTTTCCCAATGCCGGAATTGCTGGATAGGCTTCCAATCTCTCTTTTACAGCGGGGAATCTCATTGTTCAGGAATGCACCGGTTCAGAAAATATGAAACAGCGGAAATAGATTCCCTTTGCGAAAAAACGATTTCCCGAATCCGCAGCTTTTCCAGGGAACAGACTCTGCAGCACCTCAGGGAAATCAATGAATACTTTCATACCGCAACCCCTACAGATGTGGAATCCCTTATGAATATCTATCTTCTCCTGCTCAATTCCTATTTTATTTACAACTATGCCAAATCGAAGGAAGTTATCAACAAACTGAACATAATAAGAGCCAGTATCAGCGGTTTTGAGACTTTCAGCGAACTTTCGGAGTGGGCCCTTAAGGCAATAGACGATAAAAACGATCTTATTAATAGCAATAAATACTCAACTCCCGTCAAGGAAGCCATTGGATTTATAGAATCGAACTACGACAAAATCATAAGCGTCCCGGATATAGCAGAATACGTGAATATGAGCCACGATTACTTTTCCCGGCTTTTCAAAAAAGAGGTGGGAGAAACCTTGAACTCATTTCTGATCAATTACAGGCTGGATAAAGCGTCCATAATCATACTGTCGAGCGACCTGTCCATACAGGAAGTCGCCCGGAAAGTGGGAATAGAAAACGGCGGATATTTTTCCAAGTGCTTTAAAAAGAAGTTCCAGATGCAGCCAATACAGTTCAGAATTCAGGCAAAGAATGTTTAA
- a CDS encoding ferritin family protein: MHAVRNIRLCTKDCLCLYVCPTGATDTETGQIDAQKCLSGCRLCVDACPSHAISLVPEEYPAQQETSGDVKKALGILSKSKTEQEIAAYEIEEAAETPRAKQLAKAIGMSNRIMAEDLLREAGFMLPQSGEVLKLLNSLVESETSEDFPAAAAEKLIQKLRKINASMKEKTMSKTTDNLLEAFAGEAQANRKYLAFSRKAEQEGHLNAAKLFRAAADAETIHALKHFEVAGKIGSTIENLKSGVEGETHEYKEMYPPFVEQAEAEGNNAAVRTFTFAMKAEEVHAGLYQEAMDTLDNQEEVFYYLCPVCGNIEKVVPGKCPICGVSGEKFIKY, encoded by the coding sequence ATGCATGCAGTGAGAAATATCCGGTTATGTACGAAAGACTGCCTGTGTCTTTATGTCTGCCCTACAGGTGCGACGGATACAGAAACAGGTCAGATTGATGCCCAAAAGTGTTTAAGTGGATGCCGTTTGTGCGTTGATGCCTGTCCTTCCCATGCCATTTCCTTAGTTCCCGAGGAGTATCCCGCTCAGCAGGAGACGTCCGGTGATGTGAAAAAGGCTCTGGGAATTCTTTCGAAAAGCAAGACAGAGCAGGAAATTGCCGCTTATGAGATTGAAGAGGCAGCGGAAACACCCCGGGCAAAACAACTGGCCAAAGCTATCGGTATGTCAAACCGGATTATGGCTGAAGATCTGCTGAGAGAAGCCGGTTTTATGCTCCCCCAGAGCGGAGAAGTCCTTAAACTATTAAATTCTTTAGTGGAATCAGAGACTTCTGAAGACTTTCCTGCAGCAGCCGCTGAAAAACTGATTCAGAAACTCAGGAAAATTAATGCATCCATGAAGGAGAAGACCATGTCTAAAACCACAGATAATTTATTGGAAGCTTTTGCCGGAGAGGCTCAGGCAAACAGAAAGTACCTTGCTTTTTCCAGAAAGGCAGAGCAGGAAGGGCATTTAAACGCAGCGAAATTATTCAGAGCGGCCGCCGATGCTGAGACCATTCACGCACTCAAGCATTTTGAAGTAGCCGGGAAAATAGGTTCCACCATTGAAAACCTGAAATCCGGAGTGGAAGGAGAAACTCACGAATATAAAGAGATGTATCCTCCTTTTGTAGAGCAGGCGGAGGCTGAAGGAAACAATGCCGCGGTCAGAACCTTTACTTTCGCAATGAAAGCGGAAGAGGTTCATGCCGGTTTATATCAGGAGGCCATGGATACTCTGGATAACCAGGAAGAGGTCTTTTATTATCTGTGTCCCGTTTGCGGAAATATCGAAAAAGTTGTTCCCGGGAAATGCCCTATTTGCGGTGTCTCCGGGGAGAAATTCATAAAATATTAA
- a CDS encoding rubredoxin, giving the protein MKKYICSVCGYIYDEASGYPEGNIPPGTVWADVPSSFVCPLCGASKAEFNENENEKAKPAVSSTSDSHASLPEDISYTAAELSALFSNLAKGCEKQYDSEMADLYKELAAYYNLKSEKINKPDFESLKSLLQNDLSTHFAMANDVAAGQHDRGALRALKWAEKVSLMIRSLLNKVESGKADFLKEKNVYVCDICGFIYVGDEKPEICPVCKVPGMKMTQVGRSA; this is encoded by the coding sequence ATGAAGAAATATATCTGTTCAGTCTGCGGTTATATCTATGATGAAGCATCCGGTTATCCTGAAGGAAATATACCTCCGGGAACAGTCTGGGCGGATGTTCCATCTTCATTTGTCTGCCCTCTTTGCGGAGCTTCTAAAGCTGAATTTAATGAAAATGAAAACGAGAAGGCTAAACCGGCGGTCTCATCAACATCAGACAGCCATGCTTCTTTACCCGAAGATATAAGTTATACAGCAGCAGAATTGTCAGCCCTCTTTTCAAATCTGGCAAAGGGCTGTGAAAAACAATATGATTCGGAAATGGCTGATCTGTATAAAGAGTTGGCGGCTTATTACAATTTGAAGTCAGAAAAAATAAACAAACCGGACTTTGAGAGCCTGAAAAGTCTTCTTCAAAATGATCTCTCCACTCATTTCGCAATGGCTAATGATGTCGCGGCCGGGCAACATGACCGCGGGGCTCTGCGGGCTTTGAAATGGGCAGAAAAGGTTTCCCTGATGATCAGGTCCCTTCTGAATAAGGTCGAATCCGGTAAAGCCGATTTTCTGAAAGAGAAAAATGTCTATGTCTGTGATATCTGTGGATTTATTTATGTAGGAGATGAGAAACCGGAGATCTGTCCGGTCTGTAAAGTCCCCGGCATGAAAATGACTCAGGTCGGAAGGAGCGCTTGA
- a CDS encoding YbaN family protein encodes MKKILLMTVGNISLSLGIAGIFLPVLPTTPFLLLSAACYVRSSKKLYLWLIHHRFLGLYIRSFIQYKAISLRAKIVSVSALWIVMLSTIFFFISFLWLRVLLFCIGIGVTVYLMHYRTLTDEMKSEMKKGEPGNS; translated from the coding sequence ATGAAAAAAATACTATTAATGACAGTTGGAAATATTTCACTCTCTCTCGGAATTGCCGGTATCTTTTTACCGGTGTTGCCGACGACTCCTTTTCTTCTCCTGTCAGCCGCATGTTATGTCAGGAGCTCAAAAAAGCTTTATTTGTGGTTGATTCATCATAGGTTTCTCGGACTTTATATTCGTTCTTTTATTCAATATAAGGCTATTTCGTTGAGAGCAAAAATTGTATCCGTCTCAGCTTTGTGGATTGTCATGTTATCAACGATTTTTTTCTTTATCAGTTTCCTCTGGTTGAGGGTTCTGTTGTTCTGCATTGGTATCGGCGTGACAGTTTATCTCATGCACTATAGAACGTTAACAGATGAAATGAAGAGCGAAATGAAGAAAGGTGAACCGGGAAATTCCTAG